Genomic window (Achromobacter sp. B7):
TTCCTTGTACTCAAACACCTTGATCTGCGGCTCCGGATCCATCAGCGCATCCGGGCGCGCGGCCACGATTTCCTTGAGCTTGTTCATCACCTGATCCAGGTCGTCGCCATAGCGCACCGGCACCGGGATATCCAGGCGGCGCGTTTTGTTGCGGCTGTAGTTGGTGATGGTGGCGTTCCAGACGGTGCTGTTGGGCAGCGTCAGGTGGATGCCGTCGCCTTGCACCAGCCGGGTCAGGAACAAGCCCACTTCGGCCACCGTGCCATCGGCGCCGGAGCTCAGGGCGATGTATTCGCCCGCGCGGATGGGGCGCAAGATCAGCAGCATGATGCCGGCCGCGATGTTTTGCAGCGTACCTTGCAGCGCCAGGCCCACAGCCAGACCGGCGGCGCCCAACACGGCGATCAAGCTGGCCGTTTGTACGCCGAATCGCGCCAGCACGGCGATGACGGTAAAGATGCGCACGGCCCACACGACCGTGCTGTAGAACATCGGCACGATGGTCGGGTCGATCTTGGTGGAACGCGTGGACGCGCGCCGCACCCACCTTCCCAGCAGCGACGACACCCACCACCCGATGATCAGGATCAGCAGGGCCACCGACAGATTGATGCCCATATCAACCAGCCTGGGGGCCCAGGCGTGGAATTCGTTCAAGGCGTCTTCCATGGAATTTTCCACAAAAAATAACAACCGAAAACTGTATCAGATGACGCCGACGCAAAGGGGCGCGGCGCGGGCTTGCTATGTCAAGCTTTGTAAGTGCCGTGCGCAGTGTCAGGCTTTGACGACGCGGAAGTGGTTGTCCCAGGACAGCTCGCGCGAAGGCGGCAGCACCGGTGCCTGGTAACCCGTGGCATCGGCGCGCAGCATGGCGCCCAGGCCGCTGCTGATCAGAAACCCGGTTTCGGGCGCGGGCGCCACGCCGCACCCGTCGGCCAATGGCGTCGTGCCCAGGCAGCGGCCGCTGGCCGCGTCCCAATACATCACCTGCCCGCCCACCGGGCTGGACGTGGCGATGACGCCGCCCGCCGCATCCACCGTGACCGACCCGACGTAGTTGCGCATATTGCGCAGCGTCTCGGCCGGCCCCTCGAACAGTTCCAGCGGCGCGCCGCGCCGATGCCGCCCGACCAGCGCGGGCCGATCCGATGCCGGTCCCATGTACTGGCAGCCGAACCACACGCAGCCGTCGGCCGCCAGCGCCAGATGCCGGATCGACAAGCGATGCAGCGTGGGCGGCAGCTCCACCTTTTCAAGCAACCGGCCACTGGCCGCGTCGATATAGGCCAGCGATGGCCGCATCGTGTCCAGGTTCAGTTCCAGCTTGCCGTAATCGGGATGCGTCAGGATGCCGCCGTTGGCGACGCACAGCGTCTTGCCGTCCGGCATCAATACGACTTCGTGCGGACCGATACCGGCCGAATCGAATTCGCCGATTCGGCGCCACTCGCCGCCCGGCGAGGCATCGTAGATGCCCAGCACACCGCGCCCGCCTTCGAAGTCGTTTTCCGTGGCGGCCAACAGGCGCCCGCCATCAATAAACGCGCCATGTCCGAAAAAATGGCGTTCGTCCGGCACAGGCAAGGCCTGTGGCTGGCCCTTGTCACGCAACGAAAACGCCACGGCAAAAAAGCCCGGCTGGCGGCCGAACACCACCGCGCGCTGGCGCGCGGCGTCGATGGCAAAGCTATGGCCGCGCGCGGGCATCGGCACCACCAGACGGTCGTGCCCGGCCTCGTCCAGCAACACGGCTTCGTCGCGGCCGCCGCGCTTGCGCGCGCTGAGATACAACGCGCCGCCATCGGCGGGCAGCACCGCCCGGGCGGCGTTGGGCGACAAGCCCAGCGCCGTGGCCAGCATCAGGAAGCGGC
Coding sequences:
- a CDS encoding DUF1513 domain-containing protein, translated to MVIDRRRFLMLATALGLSPNAARAVLPADGGALYLSARKRGGRDEAVLLDEAGHDRLVVPMPARGHSFAIDAARQRAVVFGRQPGFFAVAFSLRDKGQPQALPVPDERHFFGHGAFIDGGRLLAATENDFEGGRGVLGIYDASPGGEWRRIGEFDSAGIGPHEVVLMPDGKTLCVANGGILTHPDYGKLELNLDTMRPSLAYIDAASGRLLEKVELPPTLHRLSIRHLALAADGCVWFGCQYMGPASDRPALVGRHRRGAPLELFEGPAETLRNMRNYVGSVTVDAAGGVIATSSPVGGQVMYWDAASGRCLGTTPLADGCGVAPAPETGFLISSGLGAMLRADATGYQAPVLPPSRELSWDNHFRVVKA
- a CDS encoding mechanosensitive ion channel family protein, encoding MEDALNEFHAWAPRLVDMGINLSVALLILIIGWWVSSLLGRWVRRASTRSTKIDPTIVPMFYSTVVWAVRIFTVIAVLARFGVQTASLIAVLGAAGLAVGLALQGTLQNIAAGIMLLILRPIRAGEYIALSSGADGTVAEVGLFLTRLVQGDGIHLTLPNSTVWNATITNYSRNKTRRLDIPVPVRYGDDLDQVMNKLKEIVAARPDALMDPEPQIKVFEYKESGVIVNVRVWAESSKYWDLRWGLYQEIRTSLEAAGFQPPIPLREIQNPKTAGKADAAT